In one Nostoc sp. KVJ3 genomic region, the following are encoded:
- a CDS encoding CHAT domain-containing protein, with product MTKQHTKRLRRVGFKFKLMRIRYRLLAMSLILVLFVVKIPYVLAQTPTLQSNQISTEVQQLVRQGKEAYNSSSYSLAIKLLQQALQLATTRNGDRTQALIHSNLSLAYQQLGDWDAAQQQISASLQLLHPSQSNQDSPTLLKIYAQSLDIQSRLWYVRQKPEAALNSLQQSAEIYTRLGDQALSISNTINQAQALQALGLYQQAYNSLEQIQSRLSTIPDSVIKAEGYLSLGNVLLAIGELKRSQTALQNSLALAENLPSSSAKTEVKSAALVSLANLFWAKGNLERDRYTTRNYNDIPWQCPERSRSDSVALASRRVGVSLPNTALKLYQNAALQYQQVLAMPSSPSIQVQAQINYLSLLVETGQLSTAQALWHEIKLSDFPNGRHAVYAKINAARNLACISQKSATDSFVLGEIDNLLGTAIQDAKQLQDSRALSYALGNRGGFYEYLAVADLHKSPQKSILKAYTNYLLTSQNLTQEALLLTQPITAPDIAYQWEWQMGRILAAQTKDDRAIAFYQMAVESLKSVRSDLLTINSDVQFSYRDRVEPVYRGLVDLLLKNNIKSAASQEYLQQAIANIDALQLAELQNFLRCNLVQILPINRQINPVDNNAVFIYPIILENRLEVIFKLPGKDLEHHVNSISRTELQDTVRQLRSAIYTRNPTKIRAKSQNIYRWLIKPIEPYLQEHSNIKTLVFVLDGELRNIPMAVLYDEEKEQYLIQKDYALALLPNSQLFDLSNSQLEKPRILAGGVGEQQENIETHNFSSLNIDELQQIAKILPSKLLINSQFTPANLHKQLQSGTFSIVHFVTHGNFSSDPEDTYLLAYQQLIKARELNNLLRDDTVNSRDIKLLVLSACKTAEGDNRAILGLAGLAVRAGANSTLSTLWQINDSSTSQLMVQFYTELKKGGVTKAEALRRAQKALLLQPEYQNPYYWAPYILVGNWW from the coding sequence ATGACAAAACAACATACTAAACGGCTTCGTAGGGTAGGATTTAAGTTCAAGTTGATGAGGATACGGTATCGCCTGCTGGCTATGAGTTTGATATTGGTGTTATTTGTGGTTAAAATACCGTATGTACTTGCCCAGACACCCACTCTACAAAGCAATCAAATCTCCACTGAAGTACAACAGTTGGTACGCCAGGGTAAAGAAGCATATAATTCCAGCAGCTACTCTCTAGCTATCAAGTTATTACAACAAGCATTGCAACTCGCCACAACTCGCAATGGCGATCGCACTCAAGCTCTGATCCACAGCAACTTATCCCTAGCCTATCAGCAACTTGGCGATTGGGATGCAGCACAACAGCAAATATCAGCCAGTTTGCAACTTTTACATCCCTCCCAATCAAACCAGGATTCTCCAACGCTACTCAAAATTTACGCGCAATCTTTGGATATCCAAAGTCGCCTTTGGTATGTGCGCCAAAAGCCAGAAGCCGCATTAAATAGTTTGCAACAATCAGCAGAAATCTATACACGCCTTGGAGATCAAGCTCTAAGTATTAGTAATACCATCAACCAAGCGCAAGCCTTACAAGCATTAGGGTTGTATCAACAAGCATACAATAGCCTTGAACAGATTCAGTCAAGGTTGAGTACAATACCCGACTCTGTGATTAAAGCTGAAGGATACTTGAGTTTGGGTAACGTTCTGCTGGCTATTGGTGAGTTAAAGCGATCGCAAACAGCATTGCAAAATAGTTTAGCACTGGCAGAAAACTTACCATCATCGTCAGCTAAAACTGAAGTAAAAAGCGCTGCTTTGGTTAGTTTAGCAAATCTGTTTTGGGCAAAGGGAAACTTAGAGCGCGATCGCTACACGACTCGCAATTATAATGATATCCCTTGGCAGTGCCCAGAGCGATCGCGAAGTGACTCCGTTGCGTTAGCTTCCCGCAGGGTAGGAGTATCGCTTCCCAATACTGCATTGAAGTTATATCAGAATGCAGCCTTGCAATACCAACAAGTACTAGCCATGCCATCATCTCCATCAATACAAGTTCAAGCACAGATTAATTACTTGAGTTTGTTGGTGGAAACTGGGCAATTATCCACAGCACAGGCATTATGGCACGAAATCAAACTTTCTGACTTCCCAAACGGTCGTCACGCGGTGTATGCAAAGATTAACGCCGCCCGAAACCTCGCGTGCATCTCTCAAAAAAGTGCTACAGATAGTTTTGTGTTGGGTGAAATTGATAATTTGTTAGGGACGGCGATTCAAGATGCAAAGCAACTCCAAGACTCCCGCGCTTTATCTTACGCCCTTGGTAATCGTGGTGGGTTCTATGAATATCTAGCTGTGGCAGACTTGCACAAATCACCACAGAAGTCAATATTAAAAGCGTATACAAATTATCTACTCACGAGCCAAAATCTGACGCAAGAAGCATTACTCCTCACTCAACCTATCACCGCTCCAGACATTGCTTATCAGTGGGAATGGCAGATGGGGAGAATTTTAGCAGCGCAGACAAAAGACGATCGAGCGATCGCTTTTTATCAAATGGCTGTAGAAAGCCTTAAATCTGTTCGTAGTGATTTGCTTACCATCAATTCAGATGTGCAATTTTCCTATCGAGATCGTGTAGAACCTGTCTATCGCGGATTAGTCGATTTACTATTAAAAAATAATATTAAATCAGCAGCATCTCAAGAATATCTCCAACAAGCGATCGCCAATATCGACGCCCTACAACTTGCAGAACTCCAGAATTTTTTACGCTGCAATCTGGTGCAAATACTACCCATCAATCGGCAAATTAATCCTGTTGATAACAACGCCGTCTTTATCTATCCCATCATTCTAGAAAACCGACTAGAAGTTATCTTTAAATTACCAGGAAAAGACCTAGAACACCATGTAAATTCTATCTCACGGACTGAACTTCAAGATACTGTAAGGCAACTCCGCAGCGCCATATATACCCGTAACCCTACTAAAATTCGAGCTAAATCACAAAATATTTATCGCTGGCTAATCAAACCCATCGAACCATATTTGCAAGAACATAGCAATATCAAAACTTTAGTTTTTGTCCTCGATGGCGAACTTCGTAACATTCCAATGGCAGTATTGTATGACGAAGAAAAAGAACAATATCTCATCCAAAAAGATTATGCCCTGGCTTTGCTACCAAATTCGCAATTATTTGATTTAAGTAACTCACAACTTGAAAAGCCAAGGATATTAGCAGGTGGGGTAGGAGAACAGCAAGAAAATATAGAAACCCATAATTTTTCATCCCTCAACATTGATGAATTGCAGCAAATTGCTAAAATCCTACCAAGCAAACTGTTAATTAATTCCCAGTTCACCCCAGCAAACCTCCATAAACAGTTACAGTCAGGGACATTTTCCATTGTTCATTTTGTCACACATGGTAACTTTAGTTCCGATCCTGAAGATACATATCTACTTGCCTACCAACAACTGATCAAAGCTAGGGAGTTAAATAACTTACTGCGGGATGACACAGTTAATTCCAGAGATATCAAATTGCTGGTACTAAGTGCTTGTAAAACTGCTGAAGGTGACAACAGAGCAATCTTGGGGTTAGCTGGACTTGCTGTGCGGGCGGGGGCAAATAGCACCCTTTCAACGTTATGGCAAATTAATGATAGTTCCACATCTCAATTAATGGTTCAGTTTTATACTGAACTTAAAAAAGGTGGGGTTACGAAAGCCGAAGCACTGCGTCGAGCGCAGAAAGCACTTTTATTACAGCCTGAGTATCAAAATCCTTATTACTGGGCACCGTATATATTAGTTGGGAATTGGTGGTGA